Proteins co-encoded in one Paraburkholderia edwinii genomic window:
- a CDS encoding polysaccharide biosynthesis tyrosine autokinase, which produces MSTQVNTHLAIQGRTEEEDVVLGQLIQTIIDDVWWLVAIAATIVAIAGVYCYIAKPVYSADAHVRVEPQDNTSQALTQNQTGAAITTGAGGGSAALPTDAEIEIIKSRGVLGPVVQQMKLNFSVTPKTFPFLGRLAARLHHADGLAKPWFGLNSYAWGGEQATVDSVEVTPALEGKQLTMTALAGNQYELRAPDGQLLLHGQVGETAQGGGVTIVVDKLVARPGTQFTVVRSNDLDAIAGFQGAIKVAEQGKQTGVIQISLESGDPDQAAAIANAVAQSYLREHIQTKQADASRMLDFLKSEEPRLKSELENSEAALTAYQSKSGSINASDEATIYLNGAVDYQKQIASLKMQIASLQQTYANDHPILKAAREQMAELQAQEARYSARFRDLPATEVRAVQLQRDAKVAEDIYVLLLNRVQELSVQRAGTGGNVHIVDAALRPGEPVKPKKFLILSAATILGLIAGIGFVLVRRNMFKGIDDPEHVERIFHLPVYGLVPLSAEQAVLENQVSRGASRERQVLANAKPKDVCVEALRSLRTSIQFTLMDARNRIIMLTGPMPAVGKSFLTVNLAVLLAHSGKRVLMIDGDMRRGSLERHLGGTQANGLSELLSGQISLEEAIRQTDTPGLMFISCGVRPPNPSELLMSPRLPQYLDALQKRYDVVLIDTPPVLAVTDASIIGGYVGSTFFVVRSGMHTENEISDSLKRLSVAGVHVQGAIFNAMPTRARGGYDRSYAAVQEYLST; this is translated from the coding sequence GTGAGTACTCAAGTCAACACGCATCTGGCCATTCAGGGCCGAACCGAGGAAGAGGACGTCGTCCTCGGTCAGCTGATCCAGACGATCATCGACGACGTCTGGTGGCTGGTCGCGATCGCCGCGACGATCGTCGCGATAGCGGGCGTGTACTGCTACATCGCAAAGCCGGTCTATTCGGCCGACGCGCACGTGCGCGTCGAACCGCAGGACAACACGTCGCAGGCGCTCACGCAGAACCAGACCGGCGCGGCCATCACGACCGGCGCCGGCGGCGGCTCGGCCGCGCTGCCGACCGATGCCGAGATCGAAATCATCAAAAGCCGCGGCGTGCTCGGGCCCGTCGTGCAGCAGATGAAACTGAACTTCTCGGTCACGCCGAAGACGTTCCCGTTTCTCGGCCGGCTCGCCGCGCGTCTGCATCATGCCGATGGGCTCGCGAAGCCGTGGTTCGGTCTGAACTCCTATGCATGGGGCGGCGAGCAGGCGACCGTCGACTCGGTTGAAGTGACGCCCGCGCTCGAAGGCAAACAGCTCACGATGACCGCGCTCGCAGGCAATCAGTACGAGCTGCGCGCACCGGACGGCCAACTGCTGTTGCACGGCCAGGTCGGCGAAACCGCGCAGGGCGGCGGCGTGACGATCGTGGTCGACAAGCTCGTTGCGCGGCCGGGCACGCAGTTCACCGTGGTGCGCTCGAACGATCTCGACGCGATCGCTGGTTTCCAGGGGGCCATCAAGGTGGCCGAGCAGGGCAAGCAGACGGGCGTGATCCAGATCTCGCTCGAAAGCGGCGACCCCGATCAGGCCGCGGCAATCGCGAACGCGGTTGCGCAGTCGTACCTGCGCGAGCATATCCAGACGAAGCAGGCCGACGCGAGCCGCATGCTCGACTTCCTGAAGAGCGAGGAGCCGCGCCTGAAGTCCGAGCTCGAGAATTCCGAGGCCGCGCTGACCGCCTATCAGAGCAAGTCCGGCTCGATCAACGCATCGGATGAAGCGACCATCTACCTGAACGGCGCGGTCGACTACCAGAAGCAGATCGCCTCGCTGAAGATGCAGATCGCCTCGCTGCAGCAGACCTACGCGAACGATCACCCGATCCTCAAGGCCGCGCGCGAACAGATGGCCGAACTGCAGGCGCAGGAAGCCCGCTATTCGGCGCGTTTCCGCGATCTGCCGGCGACCGAAGTGCGCGCCGTGCAGCTGCAACGCGATGCGAAGGTCGCGGAAGACATCTACGTGCTGCTGCTCAACCGCGTGCAGGAACTCTCGGTGCAGCGCGCCGGGACCGGCGGCAACGTGCATATCGTCGATGCGGCGCTGCGCCCGGGCGAGCCCGTCAAGCCGAAGAAATTCCTGATCCTGTCGGCGGCGACCATTCTCGGTTTGATCGCGGGAATCGGCTTTGTGCTGGTCCGCCGGAACATGTTCAAGGGCATCGACGATCCTGAACACGTCGAGCGCATCTTCCATCTGCCGGTGTACGGTCTCGTGCCGCTGTCGGCCGAGCAGGCCGTGCTCGAAAACCAGGTTTCGCGCGGCGCCTCGCGCGAGCGCCAGGTGCTCGCCAACGCAAAGCCGAAGGACGTCTGCGTCGAAGCGCTGCGCAGCCTGCGTACGTCGATCCAGTTCACGCTGATGGACGCGCGCAACCGCATCATCATGCTGACCGGACCGATGCCGGCGGTCGGCAAGAGCTTCCTGACGGTCAACCTCGCCGTGCTGCTCGCGCACTCGGGCAAGCGCGTGCTGATGATCGACGGCGATATGCGGCGCGGCTCGCTCGAGCGGCACCTCGGCGGCACGCAGGCGAACGGCCTATCGGAACTGCTGTCCGGGCAGATCTCGCTCGAAGAGGCGATTCGCCAGACCGACACGCCGGGCCTGATGTTTATCTCGTGCGGCGTGCGTCCGCCGAACCCGTCGGAGCTGCTGATGTCGCCGCGTCTGCCGCAGTATCTCGACGCGCTGCAAAAGCGCTACGACGTGGTGCTGATCGATACGCCGCCGGTGCTCGCGGTGACCGACGCGTCGATTATCGGCGGCTATGTCGGCTCGACTTTCTTCGTGGTGCGCTCGGGCATGCATACCGAGAACGAGATCAGCGATTCGCTCAAGCGTCTGAGCGTGGCCGGCGTGCACGTGCAGGGCGCGATCTTCAACGCGATGCCGACCCGCGCGCGTGGCGGTTACGACCGCAGCTACGCGGCCGTTCAGGAATACCTGAGCACGTGA
- a CDS encoding glycosyltransferase family 2 protein yields MKITVLVPTFRRPDDLTRCLAALERQHRAPDEVVVVVRPDDHATHACLDAHVAKNVAQHVANKRLPLVVAPVELPGQVAALNRGLDAAMGDVIAITDDDAAPHADWLARIEAHFAADPKLGALGGRDWVHEKGGVLNGSREQVGKLTRSGKLIGNHHLGVGGAREVDMLKGANMSYRRAAIRTLRFDTRLRGAGAQVHNDMAFSMSVKRAGWKLVYDPHVAVDHFPAERHDDDGRDAQTMTALGNAAYNLHLILRAHLTPLHRETAWWWYALVGTRAYPGFAHALLAMASRKRVQLSRWKAVRSGAREARRALP; encoded by the coding sequence ATGAAAATTACGGTGCTGGTTCCGACCTTTCGCCGTCCGGACGATCTGACGCGCTGTCTTGCCGCCCTCGAGCGGCAGCACCGCGCGCCGGACGAAGTGGTGGTGGTCGTGCGTCCCGACGACCACGCGACGCATGCGTGCCTCGACGCGCATGTGGCAAAGAATGTGGCCCAGCATGTGGCCAATAAGCGGCTGCCGCTCGTGGTCGCGCCGGTGGAGCTGCCGGGACAGGTGGCCGCGCTGAACCGCGGCCTCGATGCGGCGATGGGCGACGTGATCGCGATTACCGACGACGACGCGGCGCCGCACGCCGACTGGCTCGCGCGCATCGAAGCGCACTTCGCCGCCGACCCGAAGCTGGGCGCGCTCGGCGGGCGCGACTGGGTGCACGAGAAGGGCGGCGTGCTGAACGGCTCGCGCGAGCAGGTCGGCAAACTGACGCGCTCGGGCAAGCTGATCGGCAATCACCATCTCGGCGTGGGCGGCGCGCGCGAAGTCGACATGCTGAAGGGCGCGAACATGAGCTACCGGCGCGCGGCGATCCGCACGCTGCGTTTCGATACGCGGCTGCGCGGCGCGGGCGCCCAGGTTCACAACGACATGGCGTTCAGCATGAGCGTGAAGCGCGCGGGCTGGAAGCTGGTCTACGACCCGCACGTGGCCGTCGATCATTTCCCGGCCGAGCGTCACGACGATGACGGCCGCGACGCGCAGACGATGACCGCGCTCGGCAACGCCGCCTACAACCTGCATCTGATTTTGCGCGCGCACCTGACGCCGTTGCACCGCGAGACCGCATGGTGGTGGTATGCGCTGGTCGGCACGCGCGCCTACCCGGGCTTCGCCCATGCGCTGCTTGCGATGGCATCGCGCAAGCGCGTGCAACTGTCGCGCTGGAAGGCGGTGCGCAGCGGCGCACGCGAAGCGCGCCGCGCCTTGCCGTAA
- a CDS encoding glycosyltransferase, with amino-acid sequence MSINVNVHLFYGADPRTYRKGDNIGCLYGYHHAESDEFRLTYSEDARESKPVKLMRRALKALAGFDMIHTWRNREQILGSDVVWTHTEHEHLAVALLLMLHGQRFRGRAAPLLLAQSIWLLDKWADYGMLRRWFYRKLVARADVLTTHSSVNAALCRRYLQREATQVFYGLNTHDFPVHQPDAWQPHTPLRIAAIGNDRDRDWRTLIEAFGNDARYEVKLATRRRIPSSLRAPNVEIASASGIAKQRDLYAWADVIVVPLRHNSHVSGLTVTLEAAAVGKPMIVTDVGGLNEYFSAQAASYVPPFDPRALREAADRLAASPDAAVRQARAAASELLARDFTTQQFAQQHVTITRDLLQRRMRASGSGVSASGAGGGVGGGVGGGVRSGVDRAAAARGNRGGA; translated from the coding sequence ATGAGCATCAATGTCAACGTCCATCTTTTTTACGGCGCGGACCCCCGCACTTATCGCAAGGGCGACAACATCGGCTGCCTGTACGGCTATCACCATGCCGAATCCGACGAGTTCCGCCTGACGTACTCGGAGGACGCGCGCGAAAGCAAGCCCGTGAAGCTCATGCGCCGCGCACTGAAGGCGCTCGCCGGCTTCGACATGATCCACACGTGGCGCAACCGCGAGCAGATTCTCGGCTCGGACGTCGTCTGGACGCACACCGAGCACGAGCACCTCGCCGTCGCTTTGCTGCTGATGCTGCACGGCCAGCGTTTTCGCGGGCGCGCCGCGCCGCTGCTGCTCGCGCAAAGCATCTGGCTGCTCGACAAATGGGCCGACTACGGCATGCTGCGGCGCTGGTTCTACCGCAAGCTGGTCGCGCGCGCGGACGTGCTCACGACGCACTCGAGCGTGAATGCCGCGCTGTGCCGCCGCTACCTGCAGCGTGAAGCGACCCAGGTGTTCTACGGCCTGAACACGCACGATTTCCCGGTGCACCAGCCCGACGCGTGGCAGCCGCATACGCCGCTGCGCATCGCGGCGATCGGCAACGACCGCGACCGCGACTGGCGCACGCTGATCGAAGCGTTCGGCAACGATGCGCGCTACGAAGTGAAGCTCGCGACGCGGCGGCGCATTCCGTCGTCGCTGCGCGCGCCGAACGTCGAGATCGCATCGGCATCGGGTATCGCCAAACAGCGCGATCTGTATGCGTGGGCCGACGTGATCGTGGTGCCGCTGCGGCATAACTCGCATGTCTCCGGGCTGACGGTGACGCTCGAGGCCGCGGCGGTCGGCAAGCCGATGATCGTGACCGACGTCGGCGGCCTGAATGAGTATTTCTCCGCGCAGGCGGCGAGCTACGTGCCGCCGTTCGATCCGCGGGCGCTGCGCGAGGCCGCCGATCGCCTCGCCGCGTCGCCGGACGCGGCCGTGCGCCAGGCGCGCGCGGCAGCGTCCGAATTGCTGGCGCGCGATTTCACGACGCAGCAGTTCGCGCAGCAGCATGTGACGATCACACGCGATCTGCTGCAGCGTCGCATGCGCGCATCGGGCAGCGGCGTGTCGGCAAGCGGCGCGGGCGGCGGTGTCGGTGGTGGCGTCGGCGGTGGTGTCCGCAGTGGTGTCGACAGGGCCGCCGCAGCGCGCGGCAATCGCGGAGGCGCGTAA
- a CDS encoding glucose-6-phosphate isomerase: MASLLHAGASGARGLVSGDRTEWMPPALLWLITAVLIIGHQGTALTYGFPLLSVLVGAWLYFRSPARYVGFVWWQWFLSPEVRRLADWSKGSYTPTSLIQIAPLAVTMICGLSLLRYYPILAQRRGLPVLLILFGLAYGLLIGIVSAGPLAALYDLANWLYPILIGFHIMVNTRDYPKFRETIVNTFIWGMLVMGVYGVVQFFIMPAWDVLWMLGSQMSSQGDPVPQGVRVFSTMNSSGPFALAMLGAMVFVLAAQHKVRWIAGAFGFISFALSLVRSTWGGWIIALVMLLVKSNNKVRFRIIASGVLLVGLGVPLLAIGPVADRMQTRLQTLTDLDSDPSYQARNQFYATFAKTAFTDVAGEGMGATGTSTKLAAGNDGQQGQYGSFDSGVMNVPFVLGWPGTLLYVMGIAWLVMRAVFATFKLGDDKFVASCLSLSLAILAMIVFTNTLVGTGGALLFMSLFSILSAAHYDKQHRRARVVLHGVTD, from the coding sequence ATGGCCTCGCTTCTGCATGCCGGCGCGTCGGGCGCACGCGGTCTCGTCAGCGGCGATCGCACTGAATGGATGCCGCCGGCGCTGCTGTGGCTGATCACGGCGGTGCTGATCATCGGCCACCAGGGCACCGCGCTTACGTACGGCTTTCCGCTGCTGTCGGTGCTGGTCGGCGCATGGCTCTATTTCCGGAGCCCGGCGCGCTATGTCGGTTTCGTCTGGTGGCAGTGGTTCCTGAGCCCCGAGGTGCGGCGTCTTGCCGACTGGTCGAAAGGCTCCTACACGCCGACCAGCCTGATCCAGATCGCGCCGCTCGCCGTCACGATGATCTGCGGCCTGTCGCTGTTGCGCTACTACCCGATCCTCGCGCAGCGGCGCGGTCTTCCCGTGCTGCTGATCCTGTTTGGGCTCGCGTATGGCCTGCTGATCGGCATCGTGTCGGCGGGGCCACTCGCCGCACTGTACGACCTCGCGAACTGGCTGTATCCGATCCTGATCGGCTTCCACATCATGGTGAATACGCGCGACTACCCGAAGTTTCGCGAGACGATCGTCAATACGTTTATCTGGGGCATGCTCGTGATGGGCGTCTACGGCGTCGTGCAATTTTTCATCATGCCCGCATGGGACGTGCTGTGGATGCTCGGTTCGCAGATGAGCTCGCAAGGCGACCCGGTGCCGCAGGGCGTGCGCGTGTTCAGCACGATGAACTCGTCGGGCCCGTTTGCGCTCGCGATGCTCGGCGCGATGGTGTTCGTGCTCGCCGCGCAGCACAAGGTGCGCTGGATTGCCGGCGCGTTCGGCTTTATCTCGTTCGCGCTTTCGCTCGTGCGTTCGACATGGGGCGGCTGGATCATTGCGCTCGTCATGCTGCTCGTCAAGTCGAACAACAAGGTGCGCTTTCGCATCATCGCGAGCGGCGTGCTGCTGGTCGGCCTCGGCGTGCCGCTGCTCGCGATCGGGCCGGTTGCCGACCGCATGCAGACGCGTCTGCAGACGCTTACCGATCTCGACAGCGACCCGAGCTATCAGGCGCGTAACCAGTTCTATGCGACCTTCGCGAAAACCGCGTTTACCGACGTGGCCGGCGAAGGGATGGGCGCCACCGGTACCTCGACCAAGCTGGCGGCCGGCAACGACGGCCAGCAGGGCCAGTACGGCAGCTTCGATAGCGGCGTGATGAACGTTCCGTTCGTGCTCGGCTGGCCCGGCACGCTGCTGTATGTGATGGGTATCGCGTGGCTCGTGATGCGCGCGGTATTCGCCACCTTCAAGCTCGGCGACGACAAGTTCGTCGCGTCCTGCCTGTCGCTGTCGCTCGCGATTCTCGCGATGATCGTGTTCACGAACACGCTGGTCGGCACAGGCGGCGCATTGCTATTCATGAGTCTGTTTTCGATCCTCTCCGCGGCGCATTACGACAAGCAGCACCGCAGGGCGAGGGTCGTTCTTCACGGAGTTACCGATTGA
- a CDS encoding glycosyltransferase family 4 protein: MRVAIVTHVVRHNDGQGRVNHEIARAALDAGISVTLVASHVAPELLEHPLVRWVPMKIGRWWPTNLLRQQVFALKSAQWLRAHRSEYDVLHVNGFISWTEADVNTAHFVHSGWFASKYYPFGITKGAWSGYQYVYTRVNAMLERWAYRRSRVITAVSQKVAAEIRAIGLTPRNRVDVIYNGVDTRGFAAASGDRAKFRLPAHAFLLLFVGDLRTPRKNLGTVLRALQHLPHHVQIAVAGYLPGSPYPEEARALGIADRVHFLGLVKDMPVLMHSVDAFVFPSRYEAMSLSLLEAMAAGLPVVTARTAGGAEIITPECGIVLDDPDDPRTLADAIGRLADDDDMRRAMGAAAGELAVGFGWARMAEQYIALYRQIAGPREDRSRNGASRDADITTPGLLAGTPRGVDGA; encoded by the coding sequence TTGAGAGTCGCGATTGTCACGCATGTCGTGCGTCATAACGACGGACAGGGCCGCGTCAACCACGAGATCGCGCGCGCCGCGCTCGACGCGGGCATCTCGGTCACGCTCGTGGCGTCGCATGTGGCGCCGGAACTGCTCGAGCATCCGCTCGTCCGCTGGGTGCCGATGAAGATCGGCCGATGGTGGCCGACCAATCTGCTGCGTCAGCAGGTGTTCGCGCTGAAAAGCGCGCAGTGGCTGCGCGCGCATCGCAGCGAATACGACGTATTGCATGTGAACGGCTTTATCTCGTGGACGGAAGCCGACGTGAACACCGCGCACTTCGTGCATAGCGGCTGGTTCGCGAGCAAGTACTACCCATTCGGTATTACCAAAGGCGCGTGGTCCGGTTACCAGTACGTGTACACGCGGGTGAACGCGATGCTCGAGCGCTGGGCGTACCGGCGCTCGCGCGTGATTACGGCGGTGTCGCAAAAGGTCGCCGCCGAAATCCGCGCGATCGGCCTTACGCCGCGCAACCGCGTCGACGTGATCTACAACGGCGTCGACACGCGCGGTTTCGCCGCGGCGAGCGGCGATCGCGCGAAGTTCAGGCTGCCGGCGCACGCGTTTCTGCTGCTGTTCGTCGGCGACCTGCGTACGCCGCGCAAGAATCTCGGCACCGTGTTGCGCGCGTTGCAGCACCTGCCGCATCACGTGCAGATCGCGGTGGCCGGCTATCTGCCGGGCAGCCCGTATCCCGAAGAAGCGCGCGCGCTCGGCATTGCAGACCGCGTGCACTTTCTCGGGCTCGTCAAGGATATGCCCGTGCTGATGCATTCGGTCGACGCGTTCGTGTTTCCGTCGCGCTACGAAGCGATGAGCCTGTCGCTGCTCGAAGCGATGGCCGCCGGTCTGCCGGTCGTCACGGCGCGCACCGCGGGCGGCGCGGAAATCATCACGCCCGAGTGCGGCATCGTGCTCGACGACCCCGACGATCCGCGCACGCTTGCGGACGCCATCGGACGTCTTGCCGATGACGACGACATGCGGCGCGCGATGGGCGCGGCCGCCGGCGAACTCGCGGTCGGCTTCGGCTGGGCGCGCATGGCTGAGCAGTACATCGCGCTGTACCGGCAGATCGCCGGACCGCGCGAGGACCGCAGCCGCAACGGCGCAAGCCGCGACGCCGACATCACGACGCCGGGGCTGCTCGCGGGCACGCCGCGCGGTGTGGATGGCGCATGA
- a CDS encoding glycosyltransferase family 4 protein, producing the protein MTHTSIKSLQIGMHWFPERAGGLDRMYYSLIGALPGAGVEVRGVVAGSPRVAADTNGAIQGFGPAAQSLPLRLMAARRALRREIQTQRPDVISSHFALYTFPGLDVTRGIPQVSHFQGPWADESHVEGADSLGQRAKRYLEQTVYARSSRLIVLSDAFGKILTSRFGISPDRIRVVPGCVNVDQFNLPLTQNEARLKLQLPLGRPIVLAVRRLVRRMGLEDLIDAMKIVKRREPEVLLLIAGKGRLELELQERIDEAGLTDNVKLLGFVPDHHLATLYRAATLSVVPTVALEGFGLITVESLASGTPVLVTPVGGLPEAVAGLSQDLVLPSTGADAIAEGVSKALDGTLKLPDADACRAYARAHFDNPVIAKRVAAVYSEAIGEANASGSVH; encoded by the coding sequence ATGACTCACACTTCGATCAAATCTTTGCAGATCGGCATGCACTGGTTTCCCGAGCGCGCGGGCGGCCTCGACCGGATGTACTACTCGCTGATCGGCGCGCTGCCCGGTGCGGGCGTAGAGGTGCGCGGCGTGGTGGCCGGCTCGCCGCGCGTCGCGGCCGACACCAACGGTGCGATCCAGGGCTTCGGGCCGGCCGCGCAATCGCTGCCGCTGCGCCTGATGGCCGCGCGCCGCGCGCTGCGCCGCGAAATCCAGACGCAGCGCCCCGATGTGATCTCGTCGCATTTCGCGCTCTATACGTTTCCGGGGCTCGACGTCACGCGCGGCATTCCGCAGGTGTCGCATTTCCAGGGACCGTGGGCCGACGAAAGCCACGTGGAAGGGGCCGACTCGCTGGGCCAGCGCGCGAAGCGCTATCTCGAGCAGACGGTCTACGCGCGCTCGTCGCGGCTGATCGTGCTGTCTGACGCGTTCGGCAAGATTCTGACGTCGCGCTTCGGCATTTCGCCGGATCGCATCCGCGTGGTGCCGGGCTGTGTGAACGTCGACCAGTTCAATCTGCCGCTCACGCAGAACGAAGCGCGCCTGAAGTTGCAACTGCCGCTGGGCCGGCCGATCGTGCTCGCGGTGCGGCGTCTCGTGCGCCGCATGGGCCTCGAGGATCTGATCGACGCAATGAAGATCGTCAAGCGCCGCGAGCCCGAGGTGCTGCTGCTGATCGCGGGCAAGGGACGCCTCGAACTCGAACTGCAGGAGCGCATCGACGAAGCCGGTCTCACCGACAACGTGAAGCTGCTCGGCTTCGTGCCTGACCACCATCTGGCGACGCTGTATCGCGCGGCAACGCTCAGCGTCGTGCCGACCGTCGCGCTCGAAGGCTTCGGGCTGATCACGGTGGAATCGCTCGCGTCGGGCACGCCGGTGCTGGTGACGCCGGTCGGCGGTTTGCCGGAGGCCGTCGCGGGCCTATCGCAGGATCTCGTGCTGCCGTCGACCGGCGCGGATGCGATCGCGGAAGGCGTCTCGAAGGCGCTCGACGGCACGCTGAAGTTGCCGGACGCCGATGCATGCCGTGCCTACGCGCGCGCGCATTTCGACAATCCGGTGATCGCGAAGCGCGTCGCGGCGGTGTATAGCGAAGCGATCGGCGAAGCGAACGCGTCGGGTTCGGTGCATTGA
- the gmd gene encoding GDP-mannose 4,6-dehydratase, with the protein MTTQRKAIITGVSGQDGAYLTKLLLGKGYQLTGTYRRTSSVNFWRMEELGVLDHPNLKLVEHDLTDLGSTLRLLESAQADELYNLAAQSFVGVSFDQPATTAQVTAVGALNLLEGIRILNPKMRYYQASTSEMFGMVQAIPQREDTPFYPRSPYGVSKLFAHWTTVNYRESYGIFATSGILFNHESPLRGREFVTRKITDTVAKIHLGKADVLELGNLDAKRDWGFALEYVDGMHRMLQIDEPDTFVLATNRTETVRDFVKMAFAAAGTQLEWSGKNQGETGIDVATGRTLVRINPRFYRPAEVDLLIGCADKAKAKLGWEPQTTLEQLCQMMVNADIARNRIRETF; encoded by the coding sequence ATGACGACCCAACGCAAAGCCATCATTACCGGTGTATCCGGCCAGGACGGCGCCTACCTGACCAAGCTGCTGCTCGGCAAGGGCTATCAGCTGACCGGCACTTACCGGCGCACGAGCTCGGTGAACTTCTGGCGCATGGAAGAACTTGGCGTGCTCGACCATCCGAACCTGAAGCTCGTCGAACACGATCTGACCGACCTCGGCTCGACGCTGCGCCTGCTCGAATCCGCGCAGGCCGACGAGCTCTACAACCTCGCCGCACAAAGCTTCGTCGGCGTGTCGTTCGATCAGCCCGCGACTACCGCACAGGTTACGGCCGTCGGCGCGCTGAATCTGCTCGAAGGCATCCGCATCCTGAACCCGAAGATGCGTTACTACCAGGCGTCGACCTCCGAGATGTTCGGCATGGTGCAGGCCATTCCGCAGCGCGAAGACACGCCGTTCTATCCGCGCAGTCCGTACGGTGTGTCGAAGCTGTTCGCGCACTGGACCACGGTCAACTATCGCGAGTCCTATGGCATCTTCGCGACGAGCGGCATTCTGTTCAATCACGAATCGCCGCTGCGCGGCCGCGAATTCGTGACGCGCAAGATCACCGATACGGTGGCGAAAATCCATCTCGGCAAGGCGGATGTGCTCGAGCTCGGCAATCTCGATGCGAAGCGCGACTGGGGCTTCGCGCTCGAATACGTCGACGGCATGCATCGCATGCTGCAGATCGACGAACCAGACACCTTTGTGCTCGCGACAAACCGCACCGAGACCGTACGCGACTTCGTGAAAATGGCCTTCGCCGCGGCCGGCACGCAGCTCGAGTGGTCAGGCAAGAATCAGGGCGAAACCGGCATCGACGTCGCAACGGGCCGAACGCTCGTGCGTATCAATCCGCGGTTCTACCGGCCGGCCGAAGTCGATCTGCTGATTGGCTGCGCCGATAAAGCGAAGGCGAAGCTCGGCTGGGAACCGCAAACCACGCTCGAGCAGTTGTGCCAGATGATGGTCAACGCCGATATTGCGCGTAACCGGATTCGCGAAACGTTCTGA